The following proteins are encoded in a genomic region of Glycine soja cultivar W05 chromosome 17, ASM419377v2, whole genome shotgun sequence:
- the LOC114392189 gene encoding uncharacterized protein LOC114392189: MVMITAWITDLFACMGGCFGCCVKPTPIIAVDEPAKGLRIQGQTVRKPHISDGFWSSSTCDLDNSNIQSQRSISSVSTSNQILYHSGGTSTPGANPEFVNPGLLLWNESRLQWVGSGKSRKHSQQKREPRLNWNATYESLLGTRQPFPKPIPLSEMVEFLVDVWEREGMYG; encoded by the exons ATGGTGATGATTACTGCTTGGATCACTGACCTTTTCGCTTGTATGGG TGGTTGTTTTGGATGCTGTGTGAAACCCACACCAATTATTGCCGTGGATGAGCCAGCAAAGGGACTAAGAATTCAGGGGCAGACAGTAAGAAAACCACACATATCAGATGGTTTCTGGAGTTCAAGCACTTGTGATCTGGATAACAGCAACATTCAATCTCAGAGAAGTATCTCGTCTGTCAGTACATCAAATCAAATTCTCTATCATAGCGGTGGAACTTCTACCCCAGGGGCCAATCCTGAATTTGTAAACCCAG GCCTTCTTCTCTGGAATGAGAGCAGGCTTCAGTGGGTTGGAAGTGGCAAATCTaggaagcatagccaacaaaaaagAGAACCCAGACTAAA TTGGAATGCAACTTATGAAAGTTTGCTTGGAACTAGACAACCTTTCCCCAAGCCCATACCTTTATCT gaaatggttGAATTCCTGGTGGATGTTTGGGAGCGTGAAGGGATGTATGGTTGA